The Xenopus tropicalis strain Nigerian chromosome 7, UCB_Xtro_10.0, whole genome shotgun sequence genome includes a region encoding these proteins:
- the t2r15 gene encoding bitter taste receptor 15, whose amino-acid sequence MTTSNQSFPVNPYQVVSLGIIMSQTLIGSLANGFMFLINLMDFASHGSLGSGDALLLCLGLSRFVFQWLLFTIYLLSFWFTDLAVLYIPKIIFSFLFFSSTSLWFATLLCSFYCVTLSKLNNCFFSIHKKDFDRWLPKYLLFSVAMSVIFSLPPVYVTFHNMGNWSISGTSSAFLFVRTNSVAFVSVSFLGSVLPFLVFCRAVIVLVVFLWKHVLKMKRQERTDYKEPSMQAYYRAAKALGSFFLFYSFYIVAFNLYISGIATLNNLIGCFCTMLIGSYPSVHSVFLILQNTKLQQALASFQQKIRCCSSPGNQTVTDPT is encoded by the coding sequence ATGACTACATCAAACCAGTCCTTCCCTGTGAACCCCTATCAGGTGGTCTCCTTGGGCATCATAATGTCCCAGACACTCATTGGAAGTCTGGCAAACGGATTCATGTTTCTAATCAACCTGATGGACTTTGCATCTCATGGAAGTTTGGGATCTGGTGATGCTCTGTTACTTTGCCTTGGTCTCTCACGCTTCGTTTTCCAGTGGCTTTTATTCACAATATACTTGTTGTCTTTTTGGTTTACCGACCTGGCGGTTTTATACATACCCAAAATCATATTCTCCTTCCTGTTTTTTAGCAGCACCAGCTTGTGGTTTGCCACCTTGCTCTGCAGTTTCTACTGTGTTACTTTGAGTAAACTtaacaactgttttttttctatacataAAAAGGATTTTGACCGCTGGCTTCCTAAATATCTTCTATTTAGTGTTGCCATGTCAGTGATCTTCAGCCTTCCTCCTGTCTACGTTACGTTCCACAATATGGGCAACTGGAGCATTTCGGGGACCTCCTCTGCATTTCTGTTTGTCAGAACCAATAGCGTGGCCTTTGTTTCAGTTTCGTTCCTGGGAAGTGTCCTACCATTCCTTGTATTCTGTAGGGCAGTTATTGTGCTGGTTGTGTTCCTCTGGAAGCACGTCCTGAAGATGAAGAGGCAGGAGAGGACTGACTATAAGGAACCATCAATGCAGGCTTACTACAGAGCAGCCAAGGCATTGGGCTCATTTTTCCTGTTTTATTCTTTCTACATTGTGGCTTTCAACCTGTACATATCAGGAATTGCCACTTTAAACAACTTAATTGGCTGCTTTTGTACAATGTTGATTGGATCCTATCCATCTGTGCATTCAGTTTTCCTTATTCTTCAGAACACCAAGCTCCAGCAAGCCCTCGCCAGCTTTCAGCAGAAGATCCGATGCTGCTCTTCCCCGGGGAACCAGACTGTTACTGACCCAACCTGA
- the tas2r13 gene encoding taste receptor type 2 member 13 (The RefSeq protein has 4 substitutions compared to this genomic sequence) — translation MNFNQSFIDYKTVTSTIVSFEVLIGSLANGFMVTASLIDCASRRKLGSCESILICLGLSRFAFLWTLFFMYLMSVYLTSLNGKYTDAVMYIFLCFSNSSLWYATWLCMFYCVRIVNISNCVFVVFKKNFDRCLPVLLLGSLAISVAFSLLLLSNSLTNVDFISSSNSQPLGVPSKSTSRFLITSFIGSAPPFLVFCIAAWLVVYSLTKHTRRMKEQERTSFKEPSLEAHYGAVKSVGHFFLFYAIYIISFNLYQAGIASPNSIEGLFCTVLTGSYPSVHSVLLLLQNNKLQQTLISFWQKISCYHHAKVKKAESTSTCNTA, via the coding sequence ATGAATTTCAATCAGTCATTCGTTGACTATAAGACTGTCACCTCTACGATCGTATCATTTGAGGTGCTCATTGGAAGTCTGGCTAATGGATTTATGGTTACGGCAAGTCTGATAGACTGTGCTTCTCGCAGGAAGTTGGGCTCCTGTGAATCCATATTAATCTGCCTTGGCCTTTCACGCTTTGCCTTCCTGTGGACCCTGTTTTTTATGTACTTGATGTCGGTTTATCTTACTAGCCTGAACGGTAAATATACGGATGCTGTCATGTACATCTTCCTGTGCTTTAGCAATAGCAGTTTGTGGTATGCCACCTGGCTCTGCATGTTCTACTGCGTCCGCATCGTCAACATCAGCAACTGCATCTTTGTTGTTTTCAAAAAGAATTTCGACCGCTGCCTTCCCATCTTGCTTCTTGGAAGTTTAGCCATATCAGTAGCCTTCAGTCTTCTTTTACTCTGCAATAGTTTGACCAATGTGGACTTCATCAGCTCATCAAACTCACAACCATTAGGGGTTCCCAGCAAATCCACCTCCCGCTTTCTGATCACTTCTTTCATAGGGAGCGCACCGCCATTTCTAGTTTTCTGCATAGCAGCTTGGCTGGTGGTATATTCCCTGACGAAGCACACAAGGAGGATGAAGGAACAAGAACGGACAAGTTTCAAGGAACCCTCACTAGAAGCTCATTATGGGGCAGTGAAATCTGTGGGACACTTCTTCCTGTTTTATGCAATTTACATCATCTCATTTAACCTGTACCAAGCCGGAATAGCCAGCCCTAACTCCATAGAGGGATTGTTTTGCACTGTATTGACCGGATCTTATCCGTCGGTGCATTCGGTGCTGCTTCTTCTTCAGAACAACAAACTGCAACAAACCCTCATCAGTTTTTGGCAAAAAATTAGTTGCTATCATCATGCCAAGGTGAAAAAAGCAGAGTCTACTTCTACATGTAATACTGCATAG